In Zingiber officinale cultivar Zhangliang chromosome 8B, Zo_v1.1, whole genome shotgun sequence, a single genomic region encodes these proteins:
- the LOC122014156 gene encoding E3 ubiquitin-protein ligase RING1-like, whose amino-acid sequence MASGRPNRRLFSPKATNAICRPLFPINCPPPPSPCPPLPPPPPPCPPLPPPPPCPPLLTVSEESTTIRFHHSRSIVPALSVAAASVVSVSAIMILLTLLLIRLRRRSSAAREDPVAAAAPLEDDDGGDGDGDGEEVMHHVWYIRTAGLDESFIESITAWAYKAGDGVLGASATGCSVCLSDFRDGELVRLLPKCDHAFHLGCIDTWLRSHVNCPLCRAPIFAPTSVTAATTPSSSSLPPPESGVVLAGPNTVASADDDQMAGRQIDLSPGTSEEELEGERSELEAENRAVAVPIPSAELQVPTDIGEDEFLPIRRSFSVNSISPELEGSLRNINNKKKQALEENSHARTTTRAKHARHASSFRKEMGRSLASASERFIFSVNGRTRSSVFPQ is encoded by the coding sequence ATGGCCTCCGGCCGGCCTAATCGCCGCCTCTTCTCCCCCAAGGCTACCAACGCCATCTGTAGGCCACTATTCCCGATAAACTGCCCGCCGCCTCCTTCTCCTtgccctcctcttcctcctccacctcctccttgCCCTCCTCTTCCTCCACCTCCTCCTTGCCCTCCTCTTCTCACTGTTTCCGAGGAATCCACCACCATACGCTTCCACCACTCCAGATCCATCGTCCCCGCCCTTTCCGTCGCCGCCGCCTCCGTTGTCTCCGTCTCCGCAATCATGATCCTTCTCACTCTCCTCCTAATCCGCCTCCGGCGCCGTTCTTCCGCCGCTCGGGAAGACCCTGTCGCCGCCGCGGCGCCGCTCGAGGACGATGATGGCGGAGATGGCGATGGTGATGGCGAAGAAGTGATGCACCACGTCTGGTACATACGAACCGCCGGCCTGGATGAGTCCTTCATCGAGTCCATCACCGCGTGGGCCTACAAGGCCGGCGACGGCGTCCTCGGAGCCTCCGCCACGGGCTGCTCCGTGTGCCTCTCGGATTTTCGCGACGGCGAACTCGTCCGCCTCCTCCCGAAGTGCGATCACGCCTTCCACCTCGGTTGTATCGATACATGGCTACGATCCCACGTCAATTGCCCCCTTTGCCGAGCTCCAATCTTCGCACCAACCTCCGTTACCGCAGCTACTACGCCCTCCTCCTCTTCTCTACCCCCACCTGAATCCGGCGTGGTTCTCGCCGGCCCCAATACGGTCGCATCAGCAGACGACGACCAGATGGCCGGCCGGCAAATCGATCTCAGTCCCGGTACCTCAGAAGAGGAACTCGAAGGTGAAAGATCAGAACTTGAAGCTGAAAATCGAGCCGTAGCAGTCCCCATCCCAAGCGCCGAGTTGCAAGTACCTACCGACATCGGTGAAGATGAATTCCTGCCCATCAGGAGATCGTTCTCCGTCAATTCGATTTCCCCGGAGCTGGAAGGAAGTCTCAGGAACATCAACAACAAGAAAaagcaagccttggaggaaaatTCGCATGCTCGAACCACAACCAGGGCAAAGCATGCCCGTCATGCCAGCTCTTTCCGCAAGGAAATGGGAAGATCCTTAGCAAGTGCTAGTGAGAGGTTCATCTTCTCTGTAAATGGGCGAACTCGAAGCTCAGTTTTTCCACAGTAA